The Halobellus sp. MBLA0158 genome has a window encoding:
- a CDS encoding MTH1187 family thiamine-binding protein: MTVVALLSVAPVIEGSMAEEVAAAVDALEDFDVDYETNPMGTVIEADDVGTLFAAAEAAHRAVDADRVSTVLKIDDKRTSDDGAERKVAAVEERLGRPARSAADGE; this comes from the coding sequence ATGACTGTCGTCGCACTGCTCAGCGTCGCACCGGTGATCGAAGGGAGTATGGCGGAGGAGGTCGCGGCCGCGGTCGACGCCCTGGAGGACTTCGACGTCGACTACGAGACGAATCCGATGGGGACCGTGATCGAGGCCGACGACGTCGGGACGCTCTTCGCCGCCGCGGAGGCCGCCCACCGCGCCGTCGACGCCGACCGGGTGAGCACCGTCCTGAAGATCGACGACAAGCGGACGAGCGACGACGGCGCCGAGCGGAAGGTCGCGGCCGTCGAAGAACGGCTCGGTCGGCCGGCGCGCAGCGCCGCCGACGGGGAGTAG